In Shewanella sp. GD04112, the sequence CGGCTCTGCACGGCCCAATACGCCATATAAAAGTCCGCCGTTTTCAGTTTAGCTTGGTAAAAATTGGACTCTTGCGTGCCATTTTCGAGTGCAGTCAGGGCAATCTTCGCCATACGCGCCCACATCCAGGCAAGGGCAGTAATGCCAAATAACTCGAGATACGCCATCGATGCCGCGCCGATAATGTCGGGATTGCTAGCCGCATGGGTCGCTAAATAACCGCTCGCCTTTTGTAAATCGGTGGCGCAATCCATTAGCCCACTGATATAGGGCTGCATTTGCGGATCTTTGCCCTGTGATTGAATAAACTCAGTCACTAGCGCAGACCATTGCTGCATGGCGGCGCCGCGATCGCTCAGCAGCTTACGCCCAACTAAATCGAGCGCCTGAATGCCATTTGTGCCTTCATAAATCAAAGCGATACGGCTATCACGCACGAATTGCTCCATGCCCCACTCGTGGATATAGCCATGGCCGCCAAATACTTGCTGTGCATCCACACAGGCGTTAAAACCACGGTTTGTGATAAAGCCTTTCACCACAGGGGTAAATAACGCCGCTAATTGGGCAGCCACTTTTGCTTTGGCAGGATCGCTATGGCGCTCTGCCTCATCGAGCCACAGCGCCTGCTGACCAACGAGTGCCCGGGCACCTTCATTAAAGGCTTTTTGCGATAACAACATTCGGCGCACATCACCGTGAACCAAAATCGGATCGGCGGCTTTTTCGGGCGCTTTAGCCCCACTGATGGCGCGGCTCTGCAATCTATCCTTGGCGTAGGCCAAGGCATTTTGATAGGCGATTTCGGACACACCTAATCCCTGCATCCCGACACCAAGTCGCGCTTGGTTCATCATGGTAAACATGGCGCGCAGCCCTTGGTGGGGTTCGCCGACTAACTCACCGAGTGCCCCCTCAAATACCATCACACAGGTTGAATTGCCGTGGATCCCCATTTTGTGCTCGAGGCCGCTAGCATAGAGGCTGTTCGCCTCACCTAAACTACCATCACTGTTGACTAACACTTTGGGCACGGCAAACAGCGAA encodes:
- a CDS encoding acyl-CoA dehydrogenase C-terminal domain-containing protein gives rise to the protein MPVYQAPLRDYQFILDEMLHIYQQDALKGFDEIDPDLVDAILQGMADFSTEVMLPLNSVGDVQGCKLVDGKVVTPEGFAGAYQQFVDNGWPTLTCDPAYGGQGLPEVVGIFATEMQTSTNMAFAMYPGLTHGAYAAIHAHGSEALKQKYLAKLVSGEWTGTMNLTESHAGTDLALLRTKAVPAADGYFAITGEKIFISSGDHQFTDNIVHLVLARLPDAPEGVKGISLFAVPKVLVNSDGSLGEANSLYASGLEHKMGIHGNSTCVMVFEGALGELVGEPHQGLRAMFTMMNQARLGVGMQGLGVSEIAYQNALAYAKDRLQSRAISGAKAPEKAADPILVHGDVRRMLLSQKAFNEGARALVGQQALWLDEAERHSDPAKAKVAAQLAALFTPVVKGFITNRGFNACVDAQQVFGGHGYIHEWGMEQFVRDSRIALIYEGTNGIQALDLVGRKLLSDRGAAMQQWSALVTEFIQSQGKDPQMQPYISGLMDCATDLQKASGYLATHAASNPDIIGAASMAYLELFGITALAWMWARMAKIALTALENGTQESNFYQAKLKTADFYMAYWAVQSRSLRKQLEQASEMLTTLDEAIF